The DNA window ATATTTAATCTGTTCCACGACCGGCCCGTTTCCCAGTTCTTCCACATGCTCCGCGCATCCGGAACACATCTGATAGAAACGGAGGGAATCGGTTCCCTTATCTATAATCTTTAGCAGCTTCTTTCTGCATTCGTCGAGGCTCTCCCTGCTTAAGAATCCTTCAAAGACCGATTTCTGTACCCTGTAACCGTATTCCAGCAGGATTTTTGAAATCCTGTATCTCCTGTGGTCATCGACGATATCAAAGGCTATCACGTATTTCATGGTTTCCCCCCG is part of the Fibrobacter sp. genome and encodes:
- the cas2 gene encoding CRISPR-associated endonuclease Cas2, translated to MKYVIAFDIVDDHRRYRISKILLEYGYRVQKSVFEGFLSRESLDECRKKLLKIIDKGTDSLRFYQMCSGCAEHVEELGNGPVVEQIKY